The DNA window TGCCATTGGCGATCTGGTGCGCGGCCCAATGCTTGCCCACAAGGGCTCTGAAGAGGGTGTGATGGTTGCCGAGGTGATTGCTGGTCATAAAGCGCAAATGAACTATGACATAGTGCCCAATGTTATCTACACTCACCCGGAAGTGGCCTCAGTGGGTCAGACCGAAGAGCAAGTTAAGGCCGCTGGCGAACCCTACAATGTGGGCAGCTTCCCCTTTGCTGCCATAGGGCGCGCTGTTGCGGCTAACGATACAGATGGCATGGTAAAGATTATTGCCCACGCTGACACTGACCGTATTCTTGGTTGCCATATAGTCGGGCCAAGCGCTGCCGATTTGGTGCAGCAGGTTGCTATTGCCATGGAATTTGGCTCCAGTGCAGAAGACCTAGGTATGACCGTGTTTAGTCATCCGACCCTATCAGAGGCTGTGCATGAAGCCGCTCTGGCAGTCAACGGCGCGGCTATTCATATGCCGAATCGCAAACGCCGTTAAATCGCAGCAATCATTAAACGAAGTTGCTAGTTACTTTTTGAAATCCAGTAACTACGCGCTTCGTTGTTTTATTCATAGAAAAAATTAACGGGAACCAAAGTATGAACCTGCATGAATATCAGGGTAAGCAGCTGTTTGCCGAATATGGATTGCCAGTGTCGAAGGGCATTGCCGCAGAAACTGTAGCTGAAGCTGTAGCTGCTGCGGACGTCATTGGTGGTGATAAGTGGGTCGTCAAGGCTCAGGTCCACGCCGGTGGTCGCGGCAAAGCGGGCGGCGTAAAGCTGGTTAGCTCTAAAGCCGAGATCGAAGCGTTTTCTGAGCAGTGGTTAGGTAAAAACCTAGTCACCTATCAAACTGATGCCAAAGGCCAGCCGGTGAGCCGCATTCTGGTAGAGACTTGCACTGAGATTGACCAAGAGCTGTATTTGGGCGCTGTGGTTGATCGTGGTTCGCGCCGCATTATCTTTATGGCCTCCACCGAAGGCGGTGTTGAGATCGAGAAAGTGGCGGAAGAGACTCCAGAAAAAATTCTTAAAGCGATTATTGATCCGGTTACTGGCGCGCAGCCATACCAGGGTCGTGATCTGGCCTTTAAACTGGGTCTCAAAGGCGTTCAGATTAAGCAATTTGTACAGATCTTTATGGGGCTGGCTAAGCTGTTTAAAGAGAAAGACCTTGAGCTCTTAGAAGTTAACCCACTGGTTATCACTGACGAAGGCAATCTCCACTGCCTAGATGCCAAAGTGATTGTCGATGGCAATGCTATGTACCGTCAGCCAGCCATTAAAGAGATGCACGATCCCTCACAGGAAGATGCTCGTGAAGCTCATGCTGCTTCTTTTGAGCTGAACTATGTTGCCCTCGACGGCAATATTGGTTGCATGGTCAATGGTGCTGGTCTGGCCATGGGTACTATGGACATAGTGCATCTGCACGGCGGTTCGCCAGCTAACTTCCTCGATGTAGGCGGCGGCGCGACCAAAGAACGTGTAGTTGAGGCGTTTAAAATTATTCTCTCGGATGCCAATGTTAAAGCGGTGCTGATCAATATTTTCGGCGGCATAGTCCGTTGTGATCTGATTGCTGACGGCGTGATTGGCGCGGTTGAAGAAGTTGGCGTTAAGATTCCAGTGGTTGTGCGTCTGGAAGGTAACAATGCCGAGTTGGGAACTAAGAAGCTAGCCGAGTCCGGTCTGGCAATTATTGCAGCAACCAGTCTGACTGATGCGGCACAGCAAGTTGTTAAAGCTGCGGAGGCTAACTAAATGTCTATCTTAATTAATCGTGACACTAAAGTTATCTGCCAGGGTTTTACCGGTGGGCAGGGCACTTTTCATTCCGAGCAAGCGATCGAATACGGCACAAAAATGGTCGGTGGTGTAACCCCTGGCAAAGGTGGAACTACTCACCTTGGACTGCCAGTATTTAATACGGTTGCTGAAGCTGTTGAAGTAACTGGCGCAGAAGCCTCAGTTATCTATGTACCTGCTCCATTTTGTAAAGACTCTATTCTTGAAGCCGCTTACTCAGGCCTTAAATTAGTTGTTTGTATCACTGAAGGCGTTCCGACTCAGGACATGCTTGACTGTAAAGTAGTTTGCGATAGCTTGGGTGTTCGTCTGATCGGTCCTAACTGCCCGGGTGTTATCACTCCAGGGGAGTGCAAGATCGGCATTATGCCAGGTCATATTCACTTGCCAGGCAAGGTCGGAATCGTTTCTCGCTCTGGCACGTTGACTTATGAAGCTGTTAAGCAGACTACTGACTACGGTTTTGGTCAGTCTACTTGTGTGGGTATTGGTGGCGATCCGATTCCTGGATCAAGCTTCATTGATATTCTGGCACTGTTTGAGAAAGATCCAGCAACCGAAGCCATTGTAATGATTGGCGAGATTGGCGGAACTGCAGAGGAAGAAGCTGCTGCTTATATCAAAGCCAATGTAACCAAGCCCGTTGTCTCTTACATTGCCGGTGTTACTGCACCTGAAGGCAAGCGTATGGGTCATGCCGGAGCGATTGTTTCCGGTGGTAAGGGTACTGCTGACGAGAAGTTTGCCGCGCTTGAAGACGCTGGTGTTAAGACTGTTCGTAGTCTGGCTGATATCGGTTCTGGCCTGAAAGAAATTACTGGTTGGTAGTTTCTTTTTTGGCAGTGTAAAAAAGCGGCCTTCGGGCCGCTTTTTTTATGCCTGGCGGATTGTTGTCTTGGGGGCATAGCCTTTTATTGCCACCCCGGCTTGAAACTACTGTCCCGACAGAGCGCAGCGACGAGGGATCTCGCTCTTTGATTGGCGTCTAGGTTGGGTGCGCATAGCCCCTGGCCAAACCCTTGCGATCGGTCCCATGGGTATAATCATTTTCAGCGTTCGCGCAACTCGCTGACGCTCAGACACGCGCTCTCTTTTTCTAAAAATAATCATACCCATAAACGGGCCCCGATTGATCGCAAGGGTTTGGCCAGGAACTATCAGGGCTATTGCAGTAATACCATTTATGTCTGTCAGTTAGCCTGTTCTGAGGTTCTTAGCTCTCTCACATTGGTTCGAGATAACAGTGATTTGGTTTGAAATGACAGCGCTACGGTTTGAAGTGACAGCGTTATGGTTCGAGGCGTCAGCGCCAAGATCACAAAATCCAATCCCATAAAAAAACCGCATAGTTGTGAATCAATAGCTGCTAAACTCTCGAGCTAATTAAATCTACCATAGAACAATAAAAACATGGCCTTTGATATGACAATGGCACTGGTTCGTCCAGCCCTCAAATATGCACTAGAGCGCAATGGCCATGGTGCCGCTCTCGGTTTCACTCTCGATAAACTCGAGCGCGGCGCAACCCACCTGACCTTTCCCTATCGCGAAGACCTAGTGGGTAATCCAATCACCGGTGTAGTTCATGGCGGCACTATTGTCAGCCTGCTAGACACCGCCTGTGGTTGCGCTGCAATGACCATTCAAAGAAAGCCCTCAGTCACTCCTACCATGGATCTGCGCCTCGATTATATGCGTCCAGCGCAGCCCTATAAACCAATCTATGTCGAAGCCAAGGTCTATCGCCAATCATCCAATGTGATTTTTTGTCGCGGTGTCGCTTGGCAGGACGACAAAGAAAATCCCATCGCTCACTGTGTGGCGAACTTTATGAAGGTGGACTCCAAGAGCATTCAGTTTCGCAGCATTGCCTTAAAAAAGCTGCGCCATTTAATGCCTTGGCGTCAGGCCTCAGTCAACGATAGTGAGCAGAAGTAATGGACAAGCACAACCAAGACGAATTACTTCTAGACTGGCAAGAACGCGTCGGCGCAGCGCGGCAAGAGCAAGACCCACAGTCACTGCTGGATATGATTCCCTACTCTGCCTTTATTGGTGCTCAAGCCAAGGTGGACGATCAACGTCTGCTCTATTGGCTGGACAAGCGCGCCTCCAATATTGGCAATCCCTCGCTGCCAGCGATTCATGGTGGTGTGATCGGCGGTTTTCTCGAGCTGGCTGCGGCCATCGAAATTATCTACAGCCTCAATGTCACCGATATGCCCAAGGTCGTGGATTTCTCCCTGGACTATTTACGTCCCGGTCGCTATAAGACCATTTATGCCAGTTGCGAGGTCATGCGTCAGGGTAAAAAACTGGTCAATGTCTCTGCCACAGCCTGGCAAGATGACGAGCAAACCCCCATTGCTACGGCGCGCTGTCACTTTCTGATTTGAGTGCTTGAAATCTCTTTCTCCGCCCCCATCTGATAGAGCAAGAAGGCTTTTCACATAGGAACAGCCCAAGTCATCAATATCAGTTCAGGAGATCATCAGCATATGACCGAAAAGACACAAGACAAAGCCGAAACTCTGGGTTTTCAAACCGAAGCCAAGCAGCTTCTCCACCTTATGATCCACTCGCTTTACTCCAACAAAGAGATTTTTCTTCGCGAGCTGATCTCAAATGCCTCCGATGCAACCGATAAGTTGCGCGTTGAAGCTTTGGAAAACTCTGGTCTCTATGAAGATGACGGCGATC is part of the SAR92 clade bacterium H455 genome and encodes:
- a CDS encoding PaaI family thioesterase; this translates as MDKHNQDELLLDWQERVGAARQEQDPQSLLDMIPYSAFIGAQAKVDDQRLLYWLDKRASNIGNPSLPAIHGGVIGGFLELAAAIEIIYSLNVTDMPKVVDFSLDYLRPGRYKTIYASCEVMRQGKKLVNVSATAWQDDEQTPIATARCHFLI
- the sucC gene encoding ADP-forming succinate--CoA ligase subunit beta, whose product is MNLHEYQGKQLFAEYGLPVSKGIAAETVAEAVAAADVIGGDKWVVKAQVHAGGRGKAGGVKLVSSKAEIEAFSEQWLGKNLVTYQTDAKGQPVSRILVETCTEIDQELYLGAVVDRGSRRIIFMASTEGGVEIEKVAEETPEKILKAIIDPVTGAQPYQGRDLAFKLGLKGVQIKQFVQIFMGLAKLFKEKDLELLEVNPLVITDEGNLHCLDAKVIVDGNAMYRQPAIKEMHDPSQEDAREAHAASFELNYVALDGNIGCMVNGAGLAMGTMDIVHLHGGSPANFLDVGGGATKERVVEAFKIILSDANVKAVLINIFGGIVRCDLIADGVIGAVEEVGVKIPVVVRLEGNNAELGTKKLAESGLAIIAATSLTDAAQQVVKAAEAN
- the sucD gene encoding succinate--CoA ligase subunit alpha, yielding MSILINRDTKVICQGFTGGQGTFHSEQAIEYGTKMVGGVTPGKGGTTHLGLPVFNTVAEAVEVTGAEASVIYVPAPFCKDSILEAAYSGLKLVVCITEGVPTQDMLDCKVVCDSLGVRLIGPNCPGVITPGECKIGIMPGHIHLPGKVGIVSRSGTLTYEAVKQTTDYGFGQSTCVGIGGDPIPGSSFIDILALFEKDPATEAIVMIGEIGGTAEEEAAAYIKANVTKPVVSYIAGVTAPEGKRMGHAGAIVSGGKGTADEKFAALEDAGVKTVRSLADIGSGLKEITGW
- a CDS encoding PaaI family thioesterase; amino-acid sequence: MTMALVRPALKYALERNGHGAALGFTLDKLERGATHLTFPYREDLVGNPITGVVHGGTIVSLLDTACGCAAMTIQRKPSVTPTMDLRLDYMRPAQPYKPIYVEAKVYRQSSNVIFCRGVAWQDDKENPIAHCVANFMKVDSKSIQFRSIALKKLRHLMPWRQASVNDSEQK